Proteins found in one Coffea eugenioides isolate CCC68of chromosome 5, Ceug_1.0, whole genome shotgun sequence genomic segment:
- the LOC113770085 gene encoding thymidine kinase a-like gives MNSRLLISRMMMKYSRVLSYPCFSKPTTTMTIIPVNHSLQNQNPIFSHHRHPNPTTNFRFFSASVQGKTPLQNRPTHHHQQHNHKNVNIMEPAAPVGEIHVIVGPMFAGKTTTLLRRIQTESTNGRSVAVIKSNKDTRYALDSIVTHDGEKLPCWPMADLSSFRQKLGPEAYDKLEVIGIDEAQFFEDLHDFCRKAADHDGKTVIVAGLDGDYLRRSFGSVLEVIPLADSVTKLTARCELCGKRAFFTLRKTEETETELIAGAEVYMPVCRKHYVSGQVIKEAAKKVLESEQVPCAAVL, from the exons ATGAATTCTAGGCTATTGATTTCAAGAATGATGATGAAATATTCAAGGGTTCTCAGCTACCCATGTTTCTCCAAACCCACTACAACTATGACCATCATCCCTGTAAATCATTCCCTCCAAAATCAAAATCCCATCTTTTCCCACCATCGGCACCCCAACCCAACAACAAATTTCCGGTTTTTTTCTGCTTCTGTTCAAGGTAAAACCCCCTTGCAAAACCGCCCTACTCATCATCATCAACAGCATAATCATAAAAACGTGAATATTATGGAACCCGCTGCTCCGGTGGGTGAAATTCACGTAATTGTGGGTCCCATGTTTGCTGGTAAAACTACCACCCTTCTAAGGAGGATTCAGACTGAGAGCACGAATGGAAG AAGTGTTGCAGTAATAAAATCAAACAAGGATACTAGATATGCATTGGATTCAATTGTGACGCATGATGGAGAAAAATTACCATGCTGGCCAATGGCGGATCTTTCATCATTCAGACAGAAACTTGGTCCTGAGGCATATGATAAG CTAGAAGTAATTGGTATAGACGAAGCACAGTTTTTCGAAGACCTTCATGATTTCTGTCGGAAAGCTGCTGACCATGATGGCAAGACTGTAATAGTTGCTGGGCTGGATGGGGACTATTTAAG GAGAAGTTTTGGGTCCGTTCTTGAAGTTATACCCCTTGCTGACTCTGTAACCAAGTTAACTGCTCGGTGTGAGCTCTGTGGTAAACGTGCTTTCTTTACATTGAGAAAGACAGAGGAGACTGAAACAGAACTAATTGCTGGCGCTGAAGTATATATGCCCGTTTGTCGAAAACATTATGTTAGCGGACAAGTGATCAAAGAAGCAGCAAAGAAGGTCCTCGAATCTGAACAGGTTCCATGTGCTGCAGTTTTATAG